In Pedobacter sp. SL55, the following proteins share a genomic window:
- the tnpA gene encoding IS200/IS605 family transposase, protein MANTFSQIYIQYVFAVKYRQNLLQKAWRDEVFKYMSGIINEKGQKPIIVNGVEDHVHVFVGLKPTMCIADLIRDVKNNSSKFINEQGFVKDKFYWQEGYGAFSYSHSAIENVYNYILNQEEHHRKQTFRKEYLDLLNKFEIDYDERYLFDLLE, encoded by the coding sequence CAAATACATTTTCACAAATTTATATCCAGTATGTTTTTGCGGTAAAATACCGTCAAAATCTATTGCAAAAGGCATGGAGAGATGAAGTTTTTAAGTACATGTCGGGCATTATTAATGAGAAAGGTCAAAAGCCGATTATTGTAAATGGTGTTGAAGATCATGTACATGTTTTTGTTGGTTTAAAGCCAACCATGTGCATTGCAGATTTAATACGAGATGTTAAAAATAATTCGTCGAAGTTTATTAACGAGCAAGGTTTTGTAAAAGACAAATTCTATTGGCAAGAAGGTTATGGCGCTTTTTCTTACTCACATTCGGCAATTGAGAATGTTTACAACTACATATTAAATCAAGAAGAACATCATCGTAAACAAACATTTAGAAAAGAATATTTGGATTTGCTCAACAAATTTGAAATCGACTACGATGAAAGGTATTTGTTTGACTTGCTAGAATAA